Proteins encoded within one genomic window of Pseudomonas cannabina:
- a CDS encoding carbamoyltransferase family protein has protein sequence MAIYVLGISAFYHDSAAALVKDGVPVAAAQEERFTRVRHDPAFPTQAIAYCLDAEGITLNDLEAVVYYEDPQEKFSRVISSFASGGIGGARTFINAMPEWIRWKWNVLKFVDEQLELLNRGKAPRTQASQHHRSHAAAAFYPSPFENAAVLCIDGIGEWHSTTIWRGKGSSLELKNSISYPHSMGLLYSAMTYYCGFKVDSGEYKLMGLAPYGQPVHADKIRDELINIRDDGSFTLNMKYFEYLRGERMVGEPFEELFGGPIRQPESPISQRECDLAASIQKVTEEVVLGLATAAVKQTGQRNLCLAGGVALNCVANGVLSRSGRFDSIWIQPAAGDAGCALGAALDYAVKQSGRPHLARSKPDAMSGSLLGPGFDDEEIAAFLLENHYPFTRYDNAGLYDQVAARLAEGAVVGWFQGRMEFGPRALGARSILGDARNPEMQRTMNLKIKYRESFRPFAPAVLAEDAGNYFDICEKSPYMLMVAPVTDSIRSPQSLQEDGPQRGLGSINNVRSQLPAVTHVDLSARVQTVTEENNAPFTYLLRSFKARSGCSVLVNTSFNVRGEPIVCKPAEAYACFMRTEMDVLVLGHFVLERPGQPAFVEAVDWRNEIPLD, from the coding sequence ATGGCTATTTACGTCTTAGGAATATCTGCCTTCTATCACGACAGTGCCGCAGCTCTGGTCAAGGATGGTGTGCCCGTGGCTGCCGCGCAGGAAGAGCGCTTTACCCGTGTTCGCCATGACCCGGCTTTTCCGACCCAAGCGATTGCCTATTGCCTGGATGCCGAGGGAATAACCTTGAATGATCTGGAGGCCGTGGTCTATTACGAGGACCCTCAAGAGAAATTCTCGCGGGTTATTTCTTCGTTCGCCAGTGGCGGCATCGGTGGTGCGCGCACGTTTATCAACGCGATGCCGGAGTGGATTCGCTGGAAATGGAACGTGTTGAAGTTCGTCGACGAGCAACTTGAGCTGCTCAACCGAGGCAAGGCGCCGCGCACACAGGCGTCGCAGCATCACCGCTCGCACGCTGCCGCGGCGTTCTATCCGTCACCGTTTGAAAACGCCGCCGTGCTGTGTATCGACGGCATTGGCGAGTGGCATTCGACCACGATCTGGCGCGGCAAGGGCTCCAGTCTTGAACTGAAGAACTCGATTTCCTATCCGCATTCCATGGGCTTGCTATATTCGGCAATGACCTACTACTGCGGCTTCAAGGTCGATTCCGGGGAATACAAGCTGATGGGACTGGCGCCCTATGGCCAGCCTGTTCATGCCGACAAGATCCGCGACGAGCTGATCAATATTCGCGATGACGGCTCGTTCACCCTGAACATGAAGTACTTCGAATATCTGCGCGGTGAACGCATGGTCGGCGAGCCCTTCGAAGAACTGTTCGGCGGGCCGATCCGGCAACCAGAAAGCCCGATCTCCCAGCGCGAATGCGATCTCGCGGCGTCGATCCAGAAAGTCACCGAAGAAGTGGTGCTGGGGCTGGCGACCGCCGCCGTCAAGCAGACCGGTCAACGTAACCTGTGCCTGGCCGGTGGTGTCGCGTTGAACTGCGTGGCCAACGGGGTACTTAGCCGCTCCGGGCGTTTCGACTCGATCTGGATTCAACCCGCAGCCGGAGACGCGGGTTGTGCTCTGGGGGCTGCGCTGGACTACGCCGTCAAGCAAAGCGGTCGACCGCACCTGGCGAGAAGCAAGCCCGATGCCATGAGTGGCAGCCTGCTGGGGCCGGGTTTTGACGACGAAGAAATTGCCGCATTTCTGCTGGAAAACCACTATCCCTTCACGCGCTATGACAATGCCGGGCTATATGACCAGGTGGCTGCTCGTCTGGCCGAGGGTGCCGTGGTCGGCTGGTTTCAGGGGCGCATGGAATTCGGGCCCCGCGCCCTAGGCGCGCGCTCGATTCTGGGCGATGCGCGCAATCCCGAGATGCAGCGCACCATGAATCTGAAGATCAAATACCGCGAGTCCTTTCGCCCGTTTGCACCGGCGGTGCTGGCAGAAGATGCCGGGAATTATTTCGATATTTGCGAAAAAAGTCCTTACATGCTGATGGTCGCGCCGGTGACCGACTCGATCAGATCGCCGCAGTCGCTGCAAGAGGACGGTCCGCAGCGCGGTCTGGGCAGCATCAACAATGTGCGCTCGCAATTGCCGGCGGTGACCCATGTCGACCTGTCGGCCCGGGTGCAGACGGTGACTGAAGAAAACAACGCGCCCTTTACCTACCTGCTGCGCAGTTTCAAGGCACGCAGTGGTTGTTCTGTACTGGTTAATACCTCGTTCAATGTGCGCGGCGAGCCAATAGTGTGCAAGCCAGCCGAGGCATATGCCTGCTTCATGCGCACGGAAATGGACGTTCTGGTGCTGGGCCATTTTGTCCTGGAACGGCCGGGCCAGCCGGCGTTCGTCGAAGCCGTCGACTGGCGCAACGAAATCCCGCTGGACTGA
- a CDS encoding SGNH/GDSL hydrolase family protein: MHFSTVISFSTHWPPHNSAWSLSNLFGKAQAPDPPAPQSMQEQIDYAADLTLQHLDIWRALATDMGAKLTFILQPLAGWVRQTGSPEEQQLFAELDQAGNFTEVYGDILQTSVREAYARRLRAGAQDMGVGFADITPLLAEALSPHDWQFVDRIHFTDAGNDLVSKLILDVTR, translated from the coding sequence GTGCATTTTTCAACTGTCATCAGTTTTTCGACGCATTGGCCCCCGCACAACAGCGCCTGGAGCCTGTCGAACCTGTTTGGCAAGGCTCAGGCGCCAGACCCACCGGCACCGCAATCCATGCAGGAACAGATCGATTATGCCGCCGACCTGACCTTGCAGCATCTGGATATCTGGCGCGCCCTGGCGACGGATATGGGGGCGAAGCTGACCTTCATCCTGCAACCTTTGGCGGGCTGGGTTCGGCAAACCGGCAGCCCCGAAGAACAGCAGCTGTTTGCCGAACTCGACCAGGCGGGAAATTTCACGGAAGTGTATGGCGATATTCTGCAGACCTCGGTACGTGAAGCTTACGCCCGGCGCCTGCGGGCCGGTGCGCAAGACATGGGCGTGGGCTTTGCCGATATCACACCTTTGCTGGCAGAAGCGTTGAGCCCTCACGACTGGCAGTTCGTCGACCGCATTCACTTTACCGACGCCGGCAATGACCTGGTTTCAAAACTCATTCTTGATGTCACTCGCTAA
- a CDS encoding iron-containing redox enzyme family protein, protein MSAPGVFEDPAQLRLMQLFAHDVGVGYPNASRADHFNALLAQLQLTPFALAPVQLAALPSLCDDAFELPAVLMALSRRSDEFGDEMCGIDWALRSVGLYPGWAALGQLEGLTLEVRRLDLSESFTGLEPASLRQISQWIVHRITEQGDAREARVIRGANWLFAALQRWDAHLYNASVSATSPQHAMTQLMQRLARVGAVYHQNYLIEGRSLAQWLEEAQENPLPLLDVLSRSRLIVPGDSKNSLLVTSLIAPTGRMFRIFSEADLSVIRQWIDWLPQAATSQLLPLQPVSRPPVDRVPDMPTPVEAGRFPASLREAYFVLQGRALAPATRKFAHAYVSGWLARSQRSLKTSERQLPEHWGTNVLRAWLLDKHDENGRQFDDSDPEQIPSREEIIESTLQLAPLTLIDGAWLQGFTDLGLASSHVGCALFQTYWDELGNGIAALNHPKIYRDGLREMEFELAPTGSREFAEDPRLHEDSFRLPVYWLCLGKLPVTFMPEILGMNLAMELSGVGGSYRAARRFLRHYGFSTAFVDLHNTIDNVSTGHSAWAADAIDAHMRSLVSEREVVEQWHRVRVGYESLAPMPGKWGEVLRRLGISSAGSLLPRDKRRAAVSSGYLHHLPITRKVLEEVPGQ, encoded by the coding sequence ATGAGTGCGCCCGGGGTGTTCGAAGATCCGGCGCAGTTGAGACTTATGCAACTGTTTGCCCACGATGTCGGCGTCGGCTACCCGAACGCCTCACGTGCTGATCATTTCAATGCGTTGCTGGCCCAGTTGCAGTTAACGCCCTTTGCCCTGGCACCTGTGCAACTGGCCGCATTACCAAGCCTTTGCGACGACGCCTTTGAACTGCCCGCAGTGCTAATGGCGCTCAGCCGCCGTAGTGATGAGTTCGGTGATGAAATGTGCGGTATCGACTGGGCGTTGCGCAGCGTGGGTTTATACCCTGGCTGGGCAGCGCTGGGGCAGTTAGAGGGCCTGACGCTGGAGGTGCGGCGTCTGGACCTGAGTGAGTCATTCACAGGTCTTGAGCCCGCGTCGCTGCGACAAATCAGCCAATGGATCGTGCACCGGATCACCGAGCAAGGCGACGCTCGGGAAGCGCGGGTCATCCGTGGTGCCAACTGGTTGTTCGCTGCGTTGCAGCGCTGGGACGCGCACCTCTACAACGCGTCGGTGAGCGCCACGTCCCCGCAGCATGCCATGACGCAGCTGATGCAGCGCCTGGCCCGGGTCGGTGCGGTGTATCACCAGAATTACCTGATCGAAGGGCGCAGCCTGGCGCAATGGCTGGAGGAGGCGCAGGAAAACCCTCTGCCTTTGCTCGATGTCTTGTCACGCAGCCGTCTGATCGTCCCTGGCGACTCGAAAAACAGCCTGCTGGTGACCAGTCTGATCGCACCGACCGGGCGTATGTTCCGTATCTTCAGTGAGGCAGACCTGAGTGTGATTCGCCAGTGGATTGACTGGCTGCCCCAGGCTGCAACCAGTCAACTGCTGCCTCTACAGCCCGTCTCCCGCCCGCCCGTCGACCGGGTGCCGGACATGCCGACGCCGGTCGAGGCTGGCCGCTTTCCCGCCAGCCTGCGCGAGGCCTATTTCGTCCTGCAAGGTCGCGCTTTGGCACCGGCCACCCGAAAATTTGCCCATGCCTATGTGTCCGGCTGGCTGGCACGCTCACAGCGTTCGCTGAAGACGTCCGAGCGTCAATTGCCCGAGCACTGGGGCACCAACGTGCTGCGTGCCTGGTTGCTGGACAAGCATGATGAGAATGGGCGGCAGTTCGATGACAGCGATCCGGAGCAAATACCGAGCCGCGAAGAAATTATCGAGTCCACCCTGCAACTGGCGCCCCTCACGCTGATCGACGGTGCCTGGCTGCAAGGCTTCACTGATCTGGGGCTGGCGTCCTCTCATGTGGGCTGCGCCTTGTTTCAGACGTATTGGGACGAACTGGGCAACGGCATCGCCGCGCTCAATCATCCCAAAATATACCGCGATGGCTTGCGCGAGATGGAATTCGAGCTGGCGCCCACTGGTAGTCGTGAGTTTGCCGAGGACCCGCGCCTGCACGAGGATTCCTTCCGCCTGCCGGTGTACTGGCTGTGTCTGGGCAAACTGCCGGTGACGTTCATGCCGGAAATCCTCGGCATGAATCTGGCCATGGAGTTATCCGGTGTCGGCGGCAGTTATCGGGCGGCGCGTCGCTTTCTGCGGCATTACGGTTTCAGCACCGCGTTCGTCGATCTGCATAACACCATCGACAACGTTTCCACGGGCCACTCGGCGTGGGCGGCCGATGCGATCGACGCGCACATGCGCTCGTTGGTTTCTGAACGAGAGGTCGTCGAACAGTGGCATCGGGTGCGGGTGGGCTATGAGTCCCTGGCGCCGATGCCGGGCAAATGGGGTGAGGTATTGCGGCGGTTGGGAATTTCTTCGGCAGGCAGCTTGCTGCCGCGTGACAAGCGTCGTGCCGCGGTATCCAGCGGTTATCTCCATCACTTGCCGATCACCCGGAAAGTACTGGAAGAAGTGCCCGGACAATAA
- a CDS encoding aspartate aminotransferase family protein, which yields MSKVIYKNLGTPPLLATGGAGVWLEDATGKRYLDTCGGVAVSSLGHGHPRIAAAFEREAKKLAWAHAGSFTTQAAEQLAESLVTASGGLARAQFLSGGSEVMELAMKIAYQYQCERGLPEKSVFISRRQSYHGSTLGTLSISGNPQQQSVFGPLLPKAEFVSPCYAYRDQRHDESEEQYATRLAEELDQKIRSLGSENVAAFFAETVVGSTNGAVPPVQGYFRKIKAVCERHDVLLVLDEVMAGMGRTGQLFAYADDGIVPDMVAVGKGLTAGYIPISALLISEQVHAVMAGGSGVLGNGQTHVNHPLACAIALEVQQVIAEENLLAQVRQRGEQLRSWLKESLGDLDIVGDVRGRGLFVGVEFVESRSTKVPFSGGGAYSASLKKEALQHGLLIYPGSGTVQGIEGNHVLFAPPFITSESELAQMVERFSAVVRAVAH from the coding sequence ATGTCAAAAGTGATCTATAAAAATCTTGGTACCCCACCGCTTCTGGCCACAGGCGGGGCAGGGGTCTGGCTCGAAGATGCAACCGGCAAACGCTACCTGGACACCTGCGGCGGTGTCGCGGTGTCGAGCCTGGGCCACGGCCATCCACGTATCGCGGCGGCCTTCGAGCGCGAGGCGAAAAAGCTGGCCTGGGCGCACGCGGGCAGTTTCACCACGCAGGCAGCGGAGCAGTTGGCCGAAAGCCTGGTGACGGCCAGTGGCGGCCTGGCGCGGGCGCAGTTTTTGTCAGGAGGGTCGGAGGTCATGGAACTGGCGATGAAAATCGCTTACCAGTACCAGTGCGAGCGGGGGTTGCCCGAGAAATCGGTGTTCATCTCGCGGCGACAGAGCTACCACGGCAGCACGCTCGGCACGCTGAGCATTTCCGGCAACCCGCAGCAGCAATCTGTATTCGGCCCGCTATTGCCAAAGGCCGAGTTTGTATCGCCGTGTTATGCCTACCGTGATCAGCGTCATGACGAAAGCGAAGAGCAGTACGCAACCCGCCTGGCCGAGGAACTCGACCAGAAAATCCGCAGCCTGGGCAGCGAAAATGTTGCGGCTTTTTTCGCTGAAACAGTGGTGGGTTCGACTAATGGTGCCGTTCCCCCAGTGCAGGGTTACTTTCGCAAGATCAAGGCGGTCTGCGAGCGGCATGATGTGCTGCTGGTCCTCGATGAAGTGATGGCCGGCATGGGGCGTACCGGTCAACTGTTCGCCTATGCCGACGATGGCATCGTGCCGGACATGGTCGCCGTAGGGAAAGGCCTGACGGCCGGTTACATCCCCATCTCGGCGTTGTTGATCAGTGAGCAGGTGCATGCGGTGATGGCCGGAGGCTCTGGCGTTCTTGGCAACGGTCAGACTCATGTCAACCACCCGCTGGCCTGTGCCATTGCTCTGGAAGTGCAACAGGTCATCGCTGAGGAGAACTTGCTGGCCCAGGTGCGCCAGCGCGGCGAGCAGCTGCGCAGTTGGCTCAAGGAGAGCCTGGGTGACCTGGATATCGTCGGCGATGTGCGCGGGCGCGGGCTGTTTGTCGGTGTCGAGTTTGTCGAAAGCCGCTCCACCAAAGTGCCGTTCAGCGGCGGCGGTGCCTACTCCGCATCACTCAAAAAAGAGGCCCTGCAGCACGGCCTGCTGATTTACCCCGGCAGCGGCACGGTGCAGGGCATAGAGGGCAATCATGTGCTGTTTGCTCCGCCGTTCATCACCAGCGAAAGCGAACTGGCGCAAATGGTCGAGCGTTTTAGTGCGGTGGTGCGGGCGGTCGCTCACTAG
- a CDS encoding formyltransferase family protein — MQTIESCKDKVLLSVCTMDWCDHGVEFAKTVFSNLEVFCWDPGDPYPYHLDNWEGDWIISYRGDFIFPESIYKNARKGAINLHPAPPKYRGLGSQHYAIYYNDETYGSTCHHLAPSVDSGQIINVARFNIAPAETASSLRLHVGAYCLQQFIHLLTDYILQGQPLPVSSENWGERLYKQSELKPWMEKIRAQEPDHRCFK, encoded by the coding sequence GTGCAGACAATCGAGTCATGCAAGGACAAAGTCCTGTTGTCGGTATGTACGATGGACTGGTGTGATCACGGGGTGGAGTTCGCCAAAACGGTATTCTCCAACCTGGAGGTGTTTTGCTGGGACCCGGGCGATCCATATCCCTACCATCTGGATAACTGGGAAGGCGACTGGATCATTTCCTACCGTGGCGATTTCATATTCCCGGAGAGCATTTACAAGAATGCACGCAAGGGAGCGATCAACCTGCACCCTGCGCCGCCTAAATATCGCGGGCTTGGCAGTCAGCATTATGCGATCTATTACAACGATGAAACCTATGGTTCTACCTGCCACCATCTGGCGCCATCAGTCGATAGCGGACAGATCATAAATGTCGCGCGTTTCAACATAGCGCCAGCCGAGACGGCATCGTCACTGCGCCTGCATGTCGGAGCGTATTGCCTGCAACAGTTCATTCATCTGCTCACCGATTACATCCTGCAAGGGCAGCCCTTGCCGGTATCGTCGGAGAACTGGGGGGAGCGGCTGTACAAGCAATCCGAGCTCAAACCCTGGATGGAAAAAATCCGTGCTCAGGAGCCGGATCATCGTTGCTTCAAGTAA
- a CDS encoding sugar ABC transporter permease, which translates to MNQVKQFFTRYKMLALVISIAVIWLFFSWHTEGGFLTPRNLSNLLRQMSITGILACGMVLVIISGEIDLSVGSMLGLLGGLAAILDVVYHVPLLANLSVVALCGLMIGLANGYMTAYLRIPSFIVGLGGMLAFRGVLLGITGGTTIAPVSPSLVYVGQGYLPHAVGTGLGLLLMTLTIFLTWKQRRNRALHGLMPHSILRDLLRVALIGAVLAGFVYILNSYDGIPVPVLLLLVLLGVFSYVTSQTVFGRRVYAVGSNMEATRLSGINVQAVKLWIFGIMGVMCALAGLVNTARLAAGSPSAGNMGELDAIAACFIGGTSMRGGSGTVYGALLGALVITSLDNGMSMLDVDSYWQMIVKGGILVLAVWVDVSTRAGRR; encoded by the coding sequence ATGAATCAGGTCAAACAGTTTTTCACCCGCTACAAAATGCTCGCACTGGTGATTTCCATCGCCGTGATCTGGCTATTCTTCAGCTGGCATACCGAGGGTGGATTTCTCACCCCGCGCAACCTCTCCAACCTGCTGCGGCAGATGTCCATCACCGGAATCCTGGCCTGCGGCATGGTGCTGGTGATCATCAGCGGTGAAATCGATCTTTCGGTGGGCTCGATGCTCGGTTTGCTCGGCGGGCTGGCAGCGATTCTCGACGTGGTCTATCACGTTCCGCTGTTGGCGAACCTGAGCGTGGTGGCGCTGTGCGGTTTGATGATCGGCCTGGCCAATGGCTACATGACCGCCTACCTGCGCATTCCGTCATTCATCGTCGGGCTCGGTGGCATGCTGGCGTTTCGTGGTGTGCTGCTGGGGATCACCGGCGGCACCACGATTGCACCGGTGTCGCCGTCGCTGGTTTATGTGGGTCAGGGCTATCTGCCTCACGCGGTGGGCACCGGGCTGGGCCTGTTGCTGATGACGCTGACGATCTTTCTGACCTGGAAACAACGCCGCAATCGCGCCCTGCATGGCCTTATGCCCCATTCAATACTGCGCGACCTGTTGCGCGTCGCGTTGATCGGCGCCGTGCTGGCCGGGTTTGTGTACATTCTGAACAGCTACGACGGCATTCCGGTTCCGGTCCTGTTGTTGCTGGTGCTGCTCGGGGTGTTCAGTTACGTCACCAGCCAGACCGTGTTCGGCCGACGGGTATACGCAGTCGGCAGCAACATGGAGGCCACCCGCCTGTCCGGTATCAATGTGCAGGCGGTGAAGCTGTGGATCTTCGGCATCATGGGGGTCATGTGCGCACTCGCCGGGCTGGTCAATACCGCACGCCTGGCTGCGGGCTCGCCTTCGGCTGGCAACATGGGCGAACTCGACGCCATCGCCGCCTGCTTCATTGGCGGCACGTCGATGCGCGGCGGCTCCGGAACGGTCTACGGTGCCCTGCTTGGCGCGCTGGTGATCACCAGCCTGGATAACGGCATGTCGATGCTCGACGTCGACAGTTACTGGCAGATGATCGTCAAGGGCGGGATTCTGGTGCTGGCGGTATGGGTTGATGTGAGCACGCGGGCCGGGCGGCGTTGA
- a CDS encoding LysE family translocator encodes MFEFSSFFAALGVYVIGTASPGPGNLAIANTSLNYGRTPGLALAAGVISGSLCWGAMTAAGVSALLMSNSQTMLWLKVLGACYLFFLAWKSIRSALAPNAALVSRVREKQSRNLGFYLQGLGIHLTNPKAALTWFTVTTVGLSANAPAWASFVLVAGCALLGFLIFCTYALAFSAQSAEPFFTRTRKSFGLICGVFYSIIAIGFLSSLF; translated from the coding sequence ATGTTTGAGTTTTCGAGTTTTTTCGCGGCGCTGGGTGTTTACGTGATAGGCACCGCCAGCCCTGGGCCGGGCAACCTCGCGATTGCCAATACCTCCCTGAATTACGGCCGAACGCCGGGTCTGGCATTGGCCGCCGGGGTGATTTCCGGTTCGTTGTGCTGGGGAGCGATGACCGCTGCCGGGGTTTCGGCGCTGTTGATGTCCAACTCGCAGACCATGCTGTGGCTGAAAGTGCTGGGGGCCTGCTATTTGTTCTTTCTGGCCTGGAAGTCGATTCGCAGTGCTCTGGCCCCAAACGCCGCTCTGGTGTCGCGGGTGCGTGAAAAACAAAGCCGAAACCTGGGATTTTATCTCCAGGGCCTTGGCATTCACCTCACTAACCCCAAAGCGGCCTTGACCTGGTTCACAGTGACCACCGTCGGGCTCAGCGCCAACGCGCCTGCGTGGGCCAGCTTCGTTTTGGTGGCGGGCTGCGCGCTGTTAGGGTTTCTGATTTTCTGCACCTACGCGTTGGCATTTTCCGCGCAATCAGCAGAGCCGTTTTTCACCCGGACACGTAAGTCGTTTGGTCTGATTTGTGGTGTGTTCTATTCGATCATTGCCATCGGCTTTCTCAGCTCGCTGTTCTGA
- a CDS encoding LysE family translocator, with product MQNLDYYSIALFVIATCVTPGPNNIMLMSSGANFGMGRTLRHVAGINIGFPLMLVAVGLGAGAIFRQYPRLHDVLQLIGTVYLLFLAYHIASSPTADLGDKSGKPLGFTAAALFQWVNPKAWVMAVGAVLAYTSPLGSYTVQVALIALLFFVLGSPCSMVWVFFGQYLRRFLTRPQRLKAFNICMSLVLVVSLIPVIRGLPFAQWWS from the coding sequence ATGCAGAACCTGGATTACTACTCGATCGCGCTGTTCGTGATCGCCACCTGTGTCACGCCAGGGCCCAACAACATCATGCTGATGTCATCGGGCGCCAATTTCGGCATGGGCCGCACTCTGCGCCATGTAGCGGGGATCAACATCGGCTTTCCGTTGATGCTGGTGGCTGTCGGCCTGGGTGCCGGCGCGATTTTTCGGCAGTACCCCAGGCTGCACGATGTGCTGCAGTTGATCGGGACGGTTTACCTGTTGTTCCTGGCTTATCACATCGCCAGTTCACCCACTGCGGACTTGGGCGACAAATCAGGCAAGCCGTTGGGGTTCACGGCCGCCGCTTTGTTTCAGTGGGTCAACCCAAAGGCGTGGGTCATGGCCGTGGGGGCGGTGCTGGCGTACACCTCTCCGCTGGGTTCCTACACCGTGCAGGTGGCGCTGATTGCGTTGCTGTTCTTTGTGCTGGGTTCACCGTGCTCCATGGTGTGGGTTTTTTTCGGCCAATACCTGCGGCGTTTTCTGACCCGGCCACAACGTTTGAAGGCGTTCAACATCTGCATGAGCCTGGTGCTGGTGGTATCGCTGATACCGGTTATACGAGGCCTGCCATTCGCTCAATGGTGGTCTTGA